Below is a window of Brassica napus cultivar Da-Ae chromosome A5, Da-Ae, whole genome shotgun sequence DNA.
tttatcaaaatatataaatggttATTGGTGTGTTAAATTTTAAGAACATTCGCATATtagaattattttagaaaatcattagcatttaattataattttttttatatctaactataaattttataataaaatattattttcagataacaacataatatatctaagaattatcttatgttttaaaacatgtttttactttttaatcagatagatttgaaattcttttttattttttgattaatttagataatttattcattaagggtataaatgatattaaccgctctaacttttaacgtgagactAGGTGTTCTACCCGCATATACGGGCATAGtattcttataaatatttatatatttataactattaaatcaaaactaacataataaattattaattatgtttttaaaaagataaatcaaacactaaaatatatattttataatagaaataaatattttcagataaaaacacaacatatttaggaattatcttatgttttaaaaatatattttatttttgagaattttattatatttacttatagtcaattatctaatataacatataaataaaatattattaatatatattcattagtttttatcaaaatatataaatggttATTGGTGTGTTAAATTTTAAGAACATTCGCATATtagaattattttagaaaatcattagtatttaattataattttttttaaatctaactataaattttataataaaatattattttcagataacaacataatatatctaagaattatcttatgttttaaaacatgtttttactttttaatcagatagatttgaaatttgtttttattttttgattaatttagataatttattaattaagggtataaatgatattaaccgctctaacttttaacgtgagagttcTGTTggaaaaatttacttcgcaaataatagtatagattaattGACGAAAAAAACGCTTTCTCTGATGGCGATGGCGATGACGAACCAGTTCTAGGGTTCTGATGGTGTTTCGAAATTGGGATCCGGGAAATCGATGGGAAGGAGGAGATTTCGATTGGGTTATCAGCAAAGGAAAGATTGGATTCTCAGGATACGGGACTTCTGAGAGGGATGGTGATCGCAGTTACTTTGGGGAAATAAGATTTAGAGAATCGCAGGCAAAGGATCGAGATGGAGTGGATAGGATCTCGATTGCGATTCTCTTTATGCGGAGATCGTGTGATTTCCCAGGTATTTCTACAAATCATTCATTGCAAAGGATTGTCATTTCTCATATGGAGATTGAGGAAATCATTTACGGATTGGCTACGATGGGGATATGGTATTTGTGGATCTCGTGGGTTTGCGATAAACAGATATTAAGGAAAACTTGGAAGGGAAAACACAATTATGGTTTCAATTGTGGGATATTTGGTCTTAATAAAGGAAAATATGGGTGTAGAGAATCTGGAAACAGTGATCAATATAAAAACCATGGACGGAGCTTTATTTGCTGTATCACTTTTTTAAGTTTCTTGATATTTCTTCATAATAAAGATCCTTCTTTTGCTATTGTTTGCTTGATCATGACTCAGAGTCAACTTTTGGGATCCGGTGGGGACAGCAAGGAGGGTGAGGGGGCTCGGAAAAGGTTGAAGATCTCGGTGCCGCACTTTGACAATTCGGCTCTTGTCAAGACCTACTCAAAAAGTCTAATTGGAAGATGCATGAATCCACCAGAGCAGGATATGCAGGCACTGATACAGAACATTCCAAAAATCTGGAAGCTGGAGGATCGGATCGTGGGGACGGACTTGGGGTTTGGCAAATTCCAGTTCGATTTTCAGACGGAGGAACAGATTGAAGGGGTTCTGAAGCTACAACCTTATCACTTTGATTACTGGATGTTGGCTCTTGCAAGATGGCAACCGAGGAAGTCACAGCTGTTCCCGGCGGAGATTCCGTTTTGGGTGCGCGTTCTAGGAGTTCCCATGGAATTTAGGACACGTCCCACTTTGGAAAGCATTGGTGATTCTCTTGGAAAAACGGTCTCCGTAGATCTCGAGCAATTACGTGTTCAGGTGGTGGTGGATGCTTTTCAACAGCTCTGTTTTGAGACTACTGTGGATTTCAAGGGGGGAGAATATTATGAGGCGGAGGAAACTCTGATTTCTCTAAGATATGAAAAGCTATTTGGATATTGCCCTATCTGTGCTAGCTTGTGTCATACAGAAGCTAATTGTCCTCTTGCCAAGCCAGAGGTGAAGATGAGTCCAGAGAAGAGGAGGGAAACAAGAGAAGgtaatgggggggggggggggggtggcaTGAAGGAGGGAAGCATGAGGATAAGGCTCGGAGTTATAAAGGGGTTGTTATTAATGGGAACACGGGCTATCAGCAGAAGGAGAGAGATGGTCGGGACTATTATGGAAAAGGAAAAGGTAAAATGATTGAGGAGAATGATTCTAAATGGGTGCGGGTGGCTGAGAAAGGGAATAAAGGATCGTCTAACAACCGTGGCAACTATAGGGGAAATGGTGAGGCTTATAGGCAGCGAGTGCCACGCAGAGAGGACTCAAGAGTGATAGCTCAGGAGGGACGTTCTAGGGGTGTTTCAGGACCGGTTGGAGATCAACAACTGCTGCGAGGAACGCACACAGAGGTTCAGGAGAGAAAGGTTGTAGAGGCTCAGGAGGAGGGAGAAATAAAGGCTGTGGAGGTCTCCAATCAACAACTACCTTCACAAACTTTTCAAGAAGAGCTTGCAAAGACGCAAGCGACCGGAACAAAGGTCATATCGGACGCAATGGATGCGGAAAGAGGGATACAAGTGATTCAGGGCCTGGTAGGGAATAAGCCTGCTATCAATGAGGATAAGATTATGGAGATGGATGAGATAAGGGAGGTTTTTCTTGCAAATGGGATCGACATGGATGCCGTAGATGATCTACAAGAGTGCTCTGAAAGAGAGATGGAGGAAGCAATGCGAGAGCTGGACAGGGCAGGTGAAGAAGATTTTCAAGAGGACGAGGCACTGGTTCTTGCTGAGGATGATAAGGTGATGGCTGAAGATGAACTGGAAAAGAAACATGGAATACGTAAAAGGCTTTTAAAACCAGTGGAGGGGACTGCGGTCAGTACTAAGATGAGGATTGCTAATGCATTGGCTTCCCCACGCAAGCGCACTGGAGCTAAAACAGGAACACGCCAGGGGGAGATCAACAAGCAACTGGATACTAAGGGCACGTCAAACCCGAAGCCGGGACTACCAAGACcataattttatgtttcaaaacGGCAGATTGGGATGGAGCAAGCAGGGCTTGGTTCTTGATATTAGCATTTGGAATTCAAAAATAAGCTTTATGagcatttttcttttattaataatagTTAAGGATTATGAGATTGCAATGGTTTTTTCACTTTTATGTTGTTTGGTTAAGCAATGGAATACGAGTTTGTTGCGGGATATGtggtatttatttattacttttgatTCTTTTGGAACATATGGGTCTTATAGAGGAAAATATGGGTCTCAGTGTGCTGGAGAGAAATGGTTTTTCAGGTGTATGGGGGCTTTAGTTGGCTCAATAGGCAAAAGAAAGGTAGTCTTTCCGTGTTTTTGGATCCATGGTTGGTTGGGagtatttagtttttattgtcAGAATGGAAATGGTAGAGACGTGTGCACCTTAGCAGGTATAGGGCACGATAGGGTTGTTGTATTAATGCTATGGCCTGTGGTAAATGTCTGGGTTTTGTATGTCAATATCTGTTGGTGTTGTTTTCGGGTGTGGCAGGAACGAGAGAGAATTGGGCAGATGTGCTGGTGGCTTTTAGGGTTATGGTGCAGTGTGGGGTTTCATTTACAAATTGGGTTTCAGTTGGTGAAGCTTCAGGCGATCATTGAGTATGAGAGGCCTCAAACCTTCGGTTTTTTGGGTTACATTATGGTATGAAAAATAGTGAAAATGTGGATATGGTTACTGTATAATTTAGGCTTTTTGGCTAACATCTCAAGCGGAGAGTATAAGGATTTGGGGAACACAATAAGGTGCAATGGCATAATTGAGGCGGTTGGTTTATATTATTTCGagatctttatattttttacttatcaCAGATTATTCCAGGGCGGGTTAAAGGTATTTTGTGAGGAAGTTTACCTTTGTTATTATGGTTCTTGGtgcttttgggttttaatggtATGCTGTCTGAAAATAGTTGTAATTACGATGGTAATAATAAGAATGATGAGAAGGTCATGTTGGCTCTCATATAGCACACCATTATGGAGTTTTAGATTTCACGACTTTTATGCAGCGGATGAAATGAATAGGCGGGAGTGGCTAATCAAGATAGTTAATGTTTTGAATTATGGTTTCACAAAATGGAGAAGGGATGGGGTAGTAGGTATTTCGTGGTTATCTTCAAGACCAAGTCTTTCAGGCTCCAAGGAGCATtccattattttttatatatgaatatattaagCTGGAATTGTAGAGGACTGGGGAGTCATTGGACCATCAGTTACCTTCGAGAAATATGGCATAAACATAAACCGGGATTCCTTTTTTTAtctgaaacaaaacaagatgCTGAGTTTGTACAAGGGGTTCAATCCCATTTTGGTTATGATAGTTTGGTTACTGTGGACCCATCTGGGAGAAGTGGAGGTTTGGCACTTTTTTACAATAATGAGTACCAGGTTAAGATTCTATATTCTAGCAATAGGATGATAGATATAGAGGCGGTGGCAAATGGGAAACAAGTTTTTCTTACTTTTGTCTATGGCGATCCGATCCCAAAAATGAGGGATCAGGTTTGGGAGAGACTGACGCGATATGGAATATCACGATCGGATCCTTGGTTCATCATAGGAGATTTAAATGAAATTactggaaatcatgaaaaggacGGAGGGGCTGTGAGATGCCCAActtcttttatatcttttaataatatgataagaAATAGTGGATTATTGGAATTTCCAGCTCGTGGTAATACTTTTTCCTGGCAAGGGAGAAGAGGTAAAGGAAAAGGTGCAGTGACGGTTAGATGTCGTTTGGATCGGGCGTTAGCGAATGAGGAATGGCATACGATTTTTCCATATTCATACACAGAATATTTGAGGATGGTGGGGTCAGATCACCGACCAGTTCTGGCTGTCTTGGATGATAAAATTAACAGAAGAAAAAGGGGACAATTTAGGTTCGATAAGAGATGGATTGGTCAAGAGGGGCTGATGGAATCAATTACATCAGGGTGGACAGGGAATCATGAAGGCCATGTAGAGGATTTTTTCACAAAGATTAGTAATTGCCACCACGAAATATCTTCTTGGCGGAAGGATAATCCACCATATGGAAAGGATAAAATTAAAGATCTACAACAAGTGCTGGAAGAAGTACAGACAGATAATGATAGATCACAAGAGGAGATCCTTGAGGTTTCTAGGAAATTACAAGAGGCTTACAAGGATGAAGAGGAATATTGGCATCAAAAAAGTAGaaatatgtggtattcatcAGGGGACCTTAATACTAAATTTTATCATGCGTTGACAAAGCAACGCCGGATCCGTAATAAAATTGTGGGCCTTCATGATGAATTGGGTAATTGGATTACGGGTGACAATGGAGTTGAAAAGGTGGCGGTAGAATATTTTGAGGGTTTGTTTGCTACTACTAATCCGACGGAGTTTGATAGTTTCTTGGATGAGATTGTACCATCCATCTCTCCACAGATGAATCAAACATTAATGCGTGCAGCAACAGAGGAAGAGGTTCGGCAGGGTTTATTCATGATGCATCCAGAAAAGGCGCCAGGACCGGATGGGATGACAGTCCTTTTTTCCAGCATTCTTGGCATATTATTAAGAAGGATGTGGTCGAGTTGGTAAATAATTTCTTGGTTACAGGTGTTTTGGATCCAAGGTTAAATATAACCAATATTTGTATGATCCCAAAGACGGAAAGGCCTACAAGAATGACGGAATTAAGGCCGATAAGTTTATGTAATGTTGGTTATAAAATCATCTCGAAAGTTTTGTGTCAACGGTTGAAAATTTGCCTCCCACGGTTAATATCGGAAACCCAATCGGCTTTCGTGGCAGGAAGATTAATttcggataatattcttattgcccaggaaatgtttcatggattaaGAACTAATAAATCTTGTCAAAACAAGTTTATGACGAtaaaaacggatatgagcaagGCATATGATCGGATTGAATGGAATTTTATTGAGGCTCTTCTTCACAGGATGGGTTTTGACCCTCGTTGGATTAAATTAATGAGAGAATGTATATCTTCGGTTCAGTACAGGGTTTTCTTAATGGGCAGCCACGGGGTTTAATAATTCCCCAACGAGGGCTACGTCAGGGGGATCCCTTATCTTCTTATCTGTTCATTATGTGTACAGAGGCATTAATTGCTAACATAAAGAAGGCAGAACGTCTGAAACAGTTAACGGGTCTAAAGGTAGCGAGAGCTTGCCCAGTAGTTTCCCACTTATTgtttgcagatgatagtctttttttttgtaaggcGAAAAAGGAAGAATGTCAGACTATTCTTAGGATTTTGAAGGAATATGAAATGGTTTCAGGGcaacaaataaattttcagaaatcctcaattcaatttggacataagattgaagaTTCTTGTCGTCAAGAACTGAGAGATATTCTGGGAATTCAGAACATaggaggaatgggatcttaTTTAGGGTTACCGGAGTGTCTTGGAGGTTCTAAGGTACAAGTGTTTGGGTTTGTACAAGAAAGACTGAACAATAGAGTTAATGGATGGACCTTTCGATTTTTTacaaaaggaggaaaagaggtGATTACGGCTTTACCCAATCATGTGATGTCTGTCTATCGATTACCAAAGGCTACAATGAAGAAGCTCACTAGTGCTGTAGCCCAGTTCTGGTGGAGCCCAGGGGGAGGCACAAAAGggatgcattggaaatcatgggataaactATGTGTCCCTAAAGATGATGGTGGTCTTGGGTTTAAGGATCTTACGGACTTTAATACGGCGATGCTTGGTAAGCAATTGTGGCGGCTGATAGAGAAACCGTATACCCttttttctcgagttttcaaaggacGGTACTACAGGAATGTTTCACCCTTGGAACCGATTCGCTCTtactctccgtcatatggctggaggagtattatttctgctagatctctggtttgtaaaggactaattaaacggGTGGGGACAGGATCATCcatatctgtatggaatgatccctggatcccatccactcgcccaagaccagcaaataaaaattttaatcacaGTTACCCGGATCTCACAGTGGATTCCCTTATTCATTCGGAATCCCGCACATGGAATCTATAGGCAATAAGGAATTTGGTTGATCCTGAGGATATTAAAATCATTACAAGTATTCCTTTGAGTAAAAATCAGATGGAagataggaatggatggcatttcactaaCAATGGAAAATACACGGTACAATCTGGGTACCAAGTAGAACGTGTCTATTCagataaggaaaaaccaccGAAATTTTATGGACCCACAGTGGATGCCCTTAAAGCATACTGCTTGAAATTGCAGTGTCCTCTAAAGATAAGGTATTTCTTATGGCAGTTGCTTTCAGGTTGTATAGCGGTCATGAAGAACCTAAATGCgagaggaatacaaggagacATATATTGTTCCCGTTGTGGAGACCAGGAGGAATCGATTAACCATGTATTTTTTGATTGTCTGCCAGCACGACAAGTGTGGGCATTATCTAAGATACCATCGAATCCGAATATTTTTCCTACAGATTCTTTCTTTACTAATATGGACCATCTCTTTTGGAGAGTTAAtccaaagatggatgatcatcagtttgcatggatcttatggtatatttggaaaggttGGAATAATAAGGTTTTTAGCAATATTGATATTGATCCGAGGGATACTCTCAAAATAGCCGAACtggaatcaacactttgggctgaggctcAGGTTATAAGGGATCAGCCAGTGGCACCGGATGTACATATTAGTTCCATTCAAACGAATTCAGGAAGATGGTGCTTTATAGACGGCTCGTGGAAAGATAAGGATTTGTTCTCAGGGCAAGGCTGGTATAGTACTTTACCAGGCTTTGATGGTTTGTTAGGCGCACGAAATGTCCGTGCATGTTTATCACCTCTCCATTCGGAAATGGAGGCATtgatatgggcaatggaatgcatgaagaTTTTAAGACAggttcaggttacgtttgcaacggattgttgtTGGGGGTcaaaaaacggttacgacaaatttaacattcaaaacgtccaaggaagaaaataagaatttctccgaagagtattTTTCGGaatagactctttcttacgaaaaagctttacggaagaaagaatcgagatgtccgacgaaaagctcgaaacaggtcgctacgtagcgaccgagcgatcgtcccgctcggtcgctacgtagcgaccgagctcgagccaaagctcggtcgctacatagcgaccgagctcgagccaaagctcggtcgctacgtagcaaccgagcgatcgtcccgctcggtcgctacgtagcgaccgagcgatcgtcccgctcggtcgctacgtatcgctcggtcgctacgtagcgaccaagctcaagccaaagcttggtcgctacgtagcgaccgagcactcgtctcgctcggtcgctacgtagcgaccgggctcgagccaaagttcggtcgctgtgtagcgattgaacctttccgaacatcgatacgacaccagtccttgcattctcgtcaaaccttcgaatgctatctcccgaagaccgtagcaagctcagtccatgtttcccgctattctaattcgtcgatcaaacttcgcggattagaaaccgcggaaaactcgtagtaaacgtgtcgagtcggaagacggcccaaagggacctaaaacacgactcgaggcccatcctacgattttcctaaccaaaagcccgtaaaccacagcgtggttcacgcttggcccacgaggaaggataaatgtcaagtttccgcggataaatacggaagttttgaagataattgtgaagatcgggaaaaatggaatatctccatttttatgctatgacggcttaagggcagaagagtaaaagcgtaaaccgaccttggagctagtatataaggagtcctaggcgaggagcaagagggagaactttttcagagcaaacttagcacttagagcaatttaggcaattttccgtttttgttatttcgagctgcgactcaattaggtttagccgtcttagggttgctagaactaggaatctcgccgacagctctcgagcccaggcttataccttgttgtaacgctcatacgcagattcggaataagatctactttgctctcttttcgatttcttatttttatcgttgttattctcgtgttctgattgcttgacgtgtggtaattaacagatatccgggtcctctgggaaattagggttttcctagtttccttatttaaacggaaatcgacagtgtgaatttcggttcccacagtttggcgctagaaggagggggacttacggatcaatctaacccgcaaaagccactcaacgatcaggaacgacaTGCGAGATtcgacgtgcgcgaacgtcatctcattcaaggggggaaaaacgatcgatcgagccaaacctcgaaacgatctccttgttatcgagttgacgattcgagatatcgacgtcgctagagtactaatcgataccggaagctcggccgatatcatcttcaaagacactcttgaAAAGATGGGGATCAGTCAATCCGAAATCGCGAAATACCCAAGCCCACTGCTAGGACTTTCGGGGGAAATGACCATGGCCTATGGATCGATTagactcgctgtcaaagccggaaccgtgacgaacatcacagagtttctagtcgttgaccgccccgcatcttacaacgttatcatggggacgccatggctgaacaccatgcgcgcaatcccatcaacctaccatctttgcctcaagttcccgacccctaacggagtcgaggtaatctggggaaatccaagagtttcgcaggtttgtttcgccgcggaactaaaacgaaagagaccgatcctcgaaattactcctaagaaagcggagaaaaagacctccagcaaagatacgcgaagtcaggattcagcggaattcttctggcaatctcgcagcatcgcagctctagatgaaaaacgcgagccaacatgtgaacccgtggtaacgatctgtctcgacgaagccttcccagaacgctgcgtcgagattggagccaatctccacgagcctttaaggacagaactcataacctgtcttaaaaagaaccttaatactttcgcatgggctgcggaagatatgccaggaatcgacattaacataacatgtcacgagctgaatatcgacccaacattcaaacccgtcaaacagaaaagacggaagctgggacccgaacgtgctgccgcagtaaacgatgaggtcgaaaaattgcttaaagttgggtcgataacggaagtaagatacccggactggctcgccaaccccgtagtagtcaaaaagaaaaacgggaagtggcgagtttgcgtagattttaccgacctaaacaaggcatgtccaaaggatagcttccctctaccacatatcgatcgattggtagaagcaacagcgggcaacgaactcttatccttcatggatgccttctcaggttataatcaaattaggatgaatcccgacgatcgtgagaagactgcgttcattaccgatcgcggaacttattgctataaggtaatgcccttcggcctcaaaaacgctggagcaacttaccaacgactcgtgaaccgaatgttctccaaacaactcggaaaaacgatggaagtttatatcgacgacatgctcgtcaaatccctcaaagcaagagatcacgtgtcacatctcgaagaatgctttgcacaactaaactcccataacatgaagctcaacccgacgaaatgtagattcgccgtggcatcaggagaattcctcggctacttggtcaccaaccgcggcatcgaagcaaatccaaaacagatcaacgcactaatcgagatggcttcaccaaagaacAAGCGGGAggtccaaagactgaccggcagaatcgcagcacttaaccgatttatttcacgatcaacagataagtgcctgcccttctacgacgtcctgcgaggaaataaaaaattcgaatggtcggaagagtgcgaaaacgccttccaacagctgaagcgttatttagctactcctccagtcctcgcaaaacccgtggaaggggagcctttattcttgtacatcgcggtgtcggcaacggccgtaagcggagtcctgatcagggaagaacgcggagagcagaaacctattttctacataagcaaaaccttgctggatgccgaatctaggtatccgttgatggaaaaattggcatgcgcggtcgtaacatcggcccgaaaactaagaccatatttccaatcccacacgattgtcatcctcacgacttttcccttacggacaattttgcatagcccaagtcaatcaggtcgattggctaagtgggcggtcgagttgagcgagtatgacatcgaataccgaccaaggacgagcgcaaaatcacaagtgctcgcagacttcttggtcgaacttccaacgggagcaataaccaatgaggaaccaaattccacctggctcctccacgtcgacggatcctcatccaagcaaggatcgggtatcgggatccgtctcacatctccaacgagcgagatcttggaacaatcgttcaggctggaattccatgcctcaaacaacgaggccgaatacgaagcattaatcgcaggtctacgtttggctcacggcttaaaaatac
It encodes the following:
- the LOC106372785 gene encoding uncharacterized protein LOC106372785 isoform X2 — its product is MEWIGSRLRFSLCGDRVISQSQLLGSGGDSKEGEGARKRLKISVPHFDNSALVKTYSKSLIGRCMNPPEQDMQALIQNIPKIWKLEDRIVGTDLGFGKFQFDFQTEEQIEGVLKLQPYHFDYWMLALARWQPRKSQLFPAEIPFWVRVLGVPMEFRTRPTLESIGDSLGKTVSVDLEQLRVQVVVDAFQQLCFETTVDFKGGEYYEAEETLISLRYEKLFGYCPICASLCHTEANCPLAKPEVKMSPEKRRETREGNGGGGGGGMKEGSMRIRLGVIKGLLLMGTRAISRRREMVGTIMEKEKVK
- the LOC106372785 gene encoding uncharacterized protein LOC106372785 isoform X3 → MIEENDSKWVRVAEKGNKGSSNNRGNYRGNGEAYRQRVPRREDSRVIAQEGRSRGVSGPVGDQQLLRGTHTEVQERKVVEAQEEGEIKAVEVSNQQLPSQTFQEELAKTQATGTKVISDAMDAERGIQVIQGLVGNKPAINEDKIMEMDEIREVFLANGIDMDAVDDLQECSEREMEEAMRELDRAGEEDFQEDEALVLAEDDKVMAEDELEKKHGIRKRLLKPVEGTAVSTKMRIANALASPRKRTGAKTGTRQGEINKQLDTKGTSNPKPGLPRP
- the LOC106372785 gene encoding uncharacterized protein LOC106372785 isoform X1, producing MEKGWGSRYFVVIFKTKSFRLQGAFHYFLYMNILSWNCRGLGSHWTISYLREIWHKHKPGFLFLSETKQDAEFVQGVQSHFGYDSLVTVDPSGRSGGLALFYNNEYQVKILYSSNRMIDIEAVANGKQVFLTFVYGDPIPKMRDQVWERLTRYGISRSDPWFIIGDLNEITGNHEKDGGAVRCPTSFISFNNMIRNSGLLEFPARGNTFSWQGRRGKGKGAVTVRCRLDRALANEEWHTIFPYSYTEYLRMVGSDHRPVLAVLDDKINRRKRGQFRFDKRWIGQEGLMESITSGWTGNHEGHVEDFFTKISNCHHEISSWRKDNPPYGKDKIKDLQQVLEEVQTDNDRSQEEILEVSRKLQEAYKDEEEYWHQKSRNMWYSSGDLNTKFYHALTKQRRIRNKIVGLHDELGNWITGDNGVEKVAVEYFEGLFATTNPTEFDSFLDEIVPSISPQMNQTLMRAATEEEVRQGLFMMHPEKAPGPDGMTVLFSSILGILLRRMWSSW